The DNA window GGCCGAACCAGACGGTCGCGATGATGACCCTAGAAGCGGCGGAGGACGTGGCAGAGAAGAACACCCTGCTTGCCATCAAGTCGCTGCCCGAGGGTCTGGAACGCGAGCGCATCGGCGGCGTGATCGGGCTGCTTGGCGGGTCGCCTGATCTCCACAGCGATGATCCCAACGCGTTCGTCCAGATCGTGCTCCAGAGTAATCTCGACCACTGGATGCCGGTTGGACGCGTGCCGCTCAGGAAACTCGCGGGCAGTTGGGAGAAGCTCTCGATCGTTCTGGACGATCCTCGATTACTGGAGGCGATGGGCGAGCTATACGGCATTCGTTTTCACCTGAAGTCCAACCAGCCGGTGGAAGGTCGGATCTATCTCGACGACCTCGGCTTCATCTTGCGCGGCGAATGAAAGTAATCCTGTCACTTCTGCTTCTGGCCGCTCCGCTGCTCGCGCGGCCGAATGTCGTTCTTCTGTTGATCGACGATCTCGGTCGGCAGGATATCGGGGTGCACGGAAGCACCTTTCACGACACTCCCAACATCGACCGCCTCGGAAAGGAAGGCTTGGTGTTCGAGAACGCCTACTGCGCCCATCCCCGATGTGTGCCGTCGAGGTATGGGATCTTCAGCGGGCGCCTGCCGGCTCGCGATGGGGTTCCGGGATTCGAAGGACGGAAACACACGCTCGCTCCCGAGCGGGTGACCTTTGCCGAGGTGATGCGTGATGCCGGATATGTCACCGGCTACATCGGCAAGTGGCACCTCGGCAAGGAGGGCGGAGGTCCGGACACGCAGGGCTTCTCCGACAGCCGGATCGCCGGTGCTGCGGGGGGCCCGAACAGCTACTTCTATCCGTTTCACCTGACTCCCGACGGGAAGCATAAGGAGAACGAGGTGTTTCCGGTGGTCGACGGGAAGGAAGGGGAGTATCTGAACGATCGCCTGACGGATGAGGCGGTCGATTTCCTGAAAGAGAATCGTGAGAGGCCGTTCCTGCTCGTGCTTGCCCACTACGCCGTGCACACGCCGTTCCAAGCGCCCGAGGGGATGGTGGATCAGGCGCGGAAGCGGTTGAACGGAGACCCTGAGGGCGGCAAGTGGAAGGATCCGGATTTTAAGGATTCGGATGGAGCGACGGACAAGACGGTGCAGAACAATCCGGTCTATGCGGCGATGGTGAAGAGCATGGACGACAGTGTGGGTCGGGTGCTGGACACGCTGGAGGAACTGGAGCTCTCTGGGAACACCCTCGTGCTGATGACGTCCGATCATGGCGGACTTTCAACGCGTGGCGGATCGAGCGGGCGCCCGCTGGCGACGACAAACCTGCCGTATCGTCATGGCAAAGGCTGGTTGTACGATGGAGGGCTGCGGGTGCCGATGATTGTCAAGTGGCCCGGTGTCGTGAAACCCGGGACCACGAAGGCCGCAACGCTGGGAACCGATCACTACGCCACCGTCCTTGAGGCAGTCGGCCTCAAGGCAGACCCCGGCGAGGCCGTGGACTCCGTCAGCTATCTTCCTTTGCTCAAGGGCGAGTCAATGGAGCGTGGGCCGATGTTCTTCCATTCGCCCCGCGGTCGTCCCCAGTCGACGGGCGACCGCAACGCATCGGCCGTGATCGACGGCAGGTGGAAGCTCTTCCAAAACCACGGAAGCGGCCAGTTGGAGCTGTACGATCTCGCAGCGGATCCCGGAGAAGCGAAGGACCTTTCTGAAACCTATCCGGAAAGAGCGGCGGAGATGCGGAAGCTTCTGAACGATCTCAAACAGCAAACAGGAGCAAAAGAGGGCGGTAGAAACCCTTTCGACTCCGATAGCAAGTCCAAGTGAACCCATGATGAAATCCTCACTATTCGCGCTGCTGCTCGCAGCAACGGTCTCGGCCGCCGAGAAGCCCAATGTTCTCTTCATCGCGGTCGATGACCTCAAGCCGATGCTCGGTTGCTACGGCGACACCGTCATCAAAACGCCGAACATCGACCGGCTCGCCGGCCAGGGCACGACCTTCCTCAATGCCCACTGCCAGCAGGCGGTCTGTGGTCCGTCGAGGGCAAGCCTCCTGACGGGGCTTCGGCCCGACACAACGCAGGTGTGGGACCTCAAGACCCGGCTGCGGGACAATCTCCCTGATGTCGTGACTTTGCCCCAGCACTTCAAGGCAAACGGCTACGAGTCGGTCGGGCTCGGCAAGATCTTCGACCCCCGGAGTGTCGACGGTCAGATCAAGGATGACCCGGCTTCGTGGAGTCGGCCTTACATCAAGACCGCCGACAATCCGGACTCCCAGATGGGTTTCCTCGGTTCGGAATTCGTCGAGCGGGCCAAGGTCGCCAAGCGGGAGAACCGGGGGAACTGGAACAAGATGAAGGAGGCCCTCGGTGGTACGCCTGCGGTCGAGATCGATCAGGACGTGCCGGACGACGCCTACGACGACGGCATCTTTGCCGACAAGGCAGTCGAGTTGATCGGCGAACTCTCGAAGTCCGACAAGCCGTTCTTTCTCGCGGTGGGTTTCAAGAAACCGCATCTGCCGTTCGTCGCACCGAAGAAGTACGCCGACCTCTATTCCGGCGATGACATCCGCCTGGCGGAATTCCAGAAGATGCCGGAGGGCGCTCCGGAGGTGCACTTCCAGGATTCATGGGAGCTGAAGAACGGGAGCTATGCCGGCTACGAGGGTCTCAAGGGCAAGGTCGTTCCCGATAAGAAGCAACGGGAACTCATCCACGGCTATATGGCATGTGTCTCCTACATCGATGCGCAGGTCGGCAAGTTGCTCGACGCGCTCGACAAGCAAGGTGTGGCGGAGAACACGATCGTGGTGTTCTGGGGTGACCATGGATGGCACCTCGGAGACCACGGCATGTGGTGCAAGCATACCAACTACGAGCAGGCGACCCGGGTGCCGATGATCATCTCGAAGCGTGCCAAAGGAGGTGTGGCGGCCAAGTCGTCATCGCCGGTTGAGTTCATCGACATCTTCCCGACGCTCTGCGACATCGCGGGGCTTGAGAGGCCGGACGCCCTCGAGGGGGAAAGCCTTGTCCCGGTAATTGAGGATCCGGAGGCCACGGTGAAGGACTACGCGATCAGCCAGTATCCCCGTGGCGGAGGTGCCCGTGAGTTGATGGGCTATGCGCTCCGTGACGGCCGCTACCGCTACGTCCGCTGGGTCGAGAAGGGCGATCCGTCCAAGCTCAAGTTCGAGGAGTTCTACGATTACGAAAGCGATCCGCTCGAAAAGAAGAGCCTGATCGACGAGCCGGGACTCGCGGATGTCGTGAAGCGTTTCCGTGCCGCCACCGACAAGTTCCTGAGTCTCTGATCCGATGCGATTGATTCATCCATTGCTGATTCCGCTGCTTGCCGCGCTGTTTGTGTCGGCATGTGGAAAACCGAAGGACGGCACCGAAACGGTGAAGGCCGGAAGCGACTCCGGGCCGGAGGCCGTAGCTGGCTCCAAGCGACCGAACATCCTGTTCCTGATCACGGACGACCAGTTCAAGCAACACATGAACTGGATGCCTGAAGGCAGGCAGGCGAACGGCAAGTTCCGGAACTTCACGCCGAATACCGACCGGTTGGCGGACCATGCGACGGTGTTCGATCGCCAGTATGTGACTTCTCCGGTGTGCACGCCGAGCCGCTTTGCCGTGCTGACCGGAATGTATCCCAGCCGGTCGATGGCCGGGGTGTTTCTCGACCGTCAGCGGGAACTCGGCGGCCAGACCTCGGTCGAGTGGAATACCTTCATCACCGAAGGCATGCCGACCCTGCCGAAGCTGCTGCGGGATGCCGGATACCGAACTGGTATCGTCGGGAAGAACCACGTGGTGGAGGTGAACGGGATGGATAAGCCCGAGTGGTTGGCGAAGGCTGACGACCCGGCGATGCTGAAGGTCCTCCGGGAGAACTACGACAAGCAGCTCGACGCGATCCACGAAGCGGGATTCGAGTTCGGTGCCTCGCTCTACTACGACAATCCCGACTTCATCGGCGTGAAGGCGCTGGCGTCGCACAACCTCGACTGGATCGCCAAGGGTGCCCTCGACTTTCTCGATGAGAAGGATGAGCGACCGTTCTTCCTCTACTGTGCGGTCACCATTCCTCATGGCCCCGGCGAACCGGAACGGTCCTACAAGGCGGATCCGCGCATCACCGCGCTCGGGATGCTGGATGAGCCGCTCGATGTCCTTCCGCCGCGTGAGACGCTCGAACCGAGGCTTGAGGAAGCCGGCGTGCCGGCGAAATGGGGCAGGCCGAACCTGCTGTGGCTCGACGATATGGTCGGAGCACTGGTCACGAAACTTGAGGAGACCGGGCAGTTGGAGAACACCATCATTGTCTATTTCAATGACCACGGCCAGGAGGCGAAGGGGACGATCTACGAGGGTGGCGTCCACTCCGAGGGCTTCATCAGCCACAACGGGCCGTTCCCGGTGGGCAAGCGGACCGATGCTTTGGTCAGCAATCTCGACTTCGCGCCGACCTTGCTGGAGTTGGCGGACGTTTCTCCGGGCGATGCCAGATTCGATGGGGAGTCGATCGTTCCCGTCCTGAAGGGTGATAAGGAACAGGTGCACGAATCACTGTTCTTCGAGTTGGGATTCGTGCGCGGTGTGATTCAGGGAGACTGGAAGTACATCGCACTCCGATACCCGGAGCCGGTCGCGGGCATGTCGGTCGAGAAACGGCAGCAGGTGTTGGATCGCTTCAACGAGAACCAGAAGCGGCGGGGTCGGCCGGTTTACACCGAGAACCCGCGGACTCCCTTTTCCCATGTGCAGGCCATCCCGGGCGGGGGCGATGCGGAGCACATGTCGATCGGCAAGTATCCCGCGTTCTATGATCAGGACCAGCTCTACAATCTGGCGGAGGATCCGAAGGAGCAGAGGAATCTGGCGGGCGACTCCCGGTATGCAGCGAAACTGGATGAGTTGAAGATGGCGTTGCAGGCGCACCTCAAGGAGATGCCCGGACCATTCGGTGACCTGAAGCCGGAGTAGAGAGGAACAGCGCATGAGATTTCCGGAAGGATTCACCTGGGGCACCGCGACCTCGGCCTATCAAATCGAAGGCGGGCACGATGCCGACGGCAAGGGTCCGTCGATCTGGGATGCCTTTTGCCAAGTGCCCGGACGGGTCGCGGAAGGGGACACCGGGCAGCTCGCATGCGATCACTATCACCGGTTTCGTGAGGACGTCGCACTGATGGCGTCACTCGGTCTGAAGGCGTATCGCTTTTCGATCTCGTGGCCTCGCGTGATGCCGACCGGAAGATTGGAGAAGGGGTCCATCAAACGCGAAGGAATCCGTTTTTACTCGGACCTGATCGATGCGCTTCTGGAGCACGGGATTGAGCCTTGGGTCACGCTCTACCACTGGGACCTTCCGCTGGCGCTGCAGACCGAGCGTGACGGTTGGCTCAATCCGGAGATCGCGGATGACTTCGAGGCTTACGCACGGCTTTGCTTCGAGGAGTTCGGTGACCGGGTGAAGCACTGGATCACCTTCAACGAGCCTTGGGTCGTGACGATCCTCGGCTACGGGCAGGGGGTATTCGCTCCGGGCCGGGAGTCGAACGTCGAGCCATACATCGCGGGGCACCATATTCTCCGTTCGCATGCGAAGGCGGTGCAATGCTATCGTAGCGAATTCGAGCATCAGGGAGGCAAGATCGGTATTACCAACAACTGCGATTGGCGCGAGCCGTTGACGGATCGGCCCGAGGACCATGAGGCGGCCGAGCGTGCGTTGTTGTTCTATCTCGGTTGGTTTGCCGATCCGGTTTTCAAGACCGGAGATTATCCCGAGGTGATGCGGGAGCGGGTGGGCGACCGGTTGCCGGAGTTCACCGATGAGGAAAGGCGGTCGTTGCTCGGTTCATCGGACTTTTTCGGGCTGAATCACTACACGACGATGTTCGCCGCGGGGGCGTCGAAGGATGGTGCGGAGCAGAGTGTCTACGGCAATGGCGGGATTTCCGAGGACCAGGAGGTGGATCTCTCCGTCGATCCCGAGTGGGAGCTTACCGAGTTCAAATGGGCGGTGGTGCCCTGGGGCTGCCGGAAGCTGCTGAAGTGGATTGCGGACCGTTACGGCAGCCCGGCGATCTACATCACGGAGAACGGCTGTGCGATGGATGATGTCGTTTTGCCCGACGGAACGGTCGATGATCAGGACCGCCTGTCATTCTACCGCGGCTATCTCGAGGCCTGTCATCAGGCGATCGGGGATGGCGTGGATCTCAGGGGCTATTTCGCGTGGTCTTTGATGGACAACTTCGAATGGGCCTCGGGTTACAAGTTCCGGTTCGGGCTCGTGCATGTGGATCGTCAGACGCTGAAGCGCACGCCGAAGAGCTCGGCGCTGTGGTACTCGGATGTGGTTCGTGCCAACGAACTGCAAGGAGAGGCACCTTCAAGGTGCCTTGGGTGAACGGGCACCCGGAGGGAGTCCCTCCTTGACCCACTCTGCTTCGTAGAGGTGGGACCGTGAGTCGCTCACAGAGTTCTTCCGAATGTAGCGGACGACGTTCCCGAAGTGCCTATGGTGACGGATGAGCCGGTCAAAGTAGTCTCTCTGCCAGAAGGGCCCGCTGCGGCCTTGAATGCGATTGGCCTGAACCGCGGTGAAGCTTTTCCACGAGGTGACGATGTGCTCGAGGGTGCGGTCCGGGGCAAGAGAGACGAGCAGGTGCACGTGATTGGGCATGATCACGGAGCTATGGAGGAGATAGCGGCCGCGGTCGTAGTGTCGAAGCGCCTTCGCGACCATTCGGCTGACTTCAGGGTGACGTAAGCGACATTCTCCGTGCGCCGCGTCGAGCCAGTGGTCGATCCGTGTCGAGAATCGGCGGTGGTAGGTTAGCTCGGTCTTCTCGTCCCAAGGTTGGGGGTGAAATGCCATCCAACGGGTGCGTTCGTCCCGCCATTGGTTCAGCAGAGTTGAAGGGAGCGAGTCAGCGAGGCGGAAGGTGAGGAAGTAGCAGGCGCCTTCCTGCTGCCAGTGGGGAAGTCGGTTGAGCGTGTGGCGAATGTCGGCGCCAGCGTGGAGAAAGCGGATGGCTGGCCATGTCGACATGTGTTCATACGAACATATTCAGGTCCGATGTCAAGGCGAGCAAGGAGCGGCACCCTTCGGGTGCCGGGAATTGAGTAACGGCACCCGGAGGGTGCCGCTCCTTGTCACCGACGTCGGCGTGGGAGGATGACTCCGGCTCCGAGCGCGACAACAAAAGCAACCGATGGCTCCGGCACGGAGACGACATCAAACGAAAAGCGGCTCCGGAAGTGATTCACCTTGAAGCCATCGTTGGCGGCGCCGCCCTGGGCGTAGCCGACGGTCATGTCGCCAGGGTCGGCCGAGAAAGAGAACTCATTGGTAGTGACGTTTACCGGAGAGCCCGTACCGAGAGCTAGCGTGGCGATATCACCATCGACATTGTCGAACTGAGAAAGCCCGATCTGGTTGAATCCGATGAAGTCGATGACTCCCATGTCGCCGGCGGCGGCACCGGCGCCGAGGGTAATCGTGCCGCCGGTGTAAGCGAAGGTGAGCGACTCGGACACGTCGCTGATGCGACCGGCTCCATTTCCTGAGACCCCGAGGTCGGTCGTGTGGTTGATCGTTCCGCCGGAGGAGACCAGGGAGAAGTTGAGAACGGCGGTATCATCGTCAAAGCCGTTTCCGTCGAGAGTCAGACTGGTTACGGTGAGGATCAGGGTGACGGAGGTCTCGCCGTTGATCGTGGCCGGTGACTGGCTGTAAGCGACGTTGACCGTGCCGTCGTCCCCGGCACCGATCGCGCCCGCCGATGCGGTCGGGCTGGCGTCGGGGCCGATGCCGTCGATGTTGAAAACTAGCGCGCCTTCACCGAGCGTGGTGAGGGCGAGGAGAATCGGAATGCTGCGTCGGGTCATGGGTATTGGAAGGCTTTGGATTTGCTCCGAGAGTGAACGATTGGCTCACCGGTTCAATTGGATGCAGGGACGAAAACTCGTGCCGAAACGCTGCAAATGCGCCCGTTGCGGGGGAGTCATTCGGCTCCCACCCGACCGAATCCCACGCCGCCTGCAGGGAGCGGGACTTCGACCAAGACGCCGGCGGGTGTGAGGATCTCGACCGGTGCCAGAGAAGACCAATCACTGAGGTCGAGCGTTCGTTCGACGAAGTAGCGGATGGCCGCGGTATCCCGGACCGGAGTGAAGCGGACGACCGGTCCGGATCCGGAATCGCCAGCCGTGACCGGCGACGGATGAGCGGCGCAAGTCGGTGGACAGCCGAGCGCGAACTCGAGGAAATTGGTGAGCCCGTCACGATCGGCGTCATCGTCCGGTGCGGTCAGGAGGCTGCCGTTCCACGGCTGGCCGGTCGACCATTGCTCGTAGAGGCTGAGGTCGCCGGTCAGACGGCGCACCGTGACGCGGTCGATCAGCATCGTGTCGCCCGCCCCCCAGTTGGCCGCATCCTGCTGACCTTGGAACCGGGTGAGCGAGAGTCCCCCCGTTGCGGCCGGATCGGCGTCCAGAAGCGGAAGGGTGATCGTGCTGCCGCCTCCGATCGTAAGCGATCCGCTCCATTTCCGGGTGTCGAGATTCAGCACGGCCTCGATCAGGAGGTCATTGACCTGATTCACCGCTCCGCCGCCTTGGTCGAAGTCGTAGAGACGCTCGTTGCTGGATCCGATACGGTTCTCCAGTACCAAGGTGCCGCCGGCCTTGCGAAGCCGGATGTTTCCGAAGTCGGTGCCAAGGTCGTCGCGCAGCGAAAAACCGACGACCGTGCCATTGTTCGAGTTCGTGAAGTCGATCGAGTCGACTTGGATTTCCAGTGCGAAGCTACCCGTGGTGAACGGGCTTCCGGGAAACGGAGTGCTGGTGCGGAAGTGATTGGTCGAGTCCTGCTGGAGGAGCAGCTGCCCTGATCCGTTGGTAGCGACTTTGTCGGATGTGGTTCCGGTGAATGCCGTGCCGTTGGTGCTCACGCAGCTCTCGAGTTGTGTTCCTGCGACGTCATCAAAGTTCCACTCCTCGACGACTTCGTCGGCGGGTGCGATGGGAAGGATGAAGGTCACCGTTGCTGTGTCGGATTGCGAGGCCCCGTCGGTGACTGTGTAGCTCATCGTCAGACCACCGATGAAATCACCGGGAGCCTCGAAAGTAATCGTGGAACCGTTGGTGGTGACGGTGCCGCTTGCGGGCGGCGTGATCGAAGTGATCTCAAGCGAGCCATCGCCGAAGTCATTGCGAAGGGGGGTGAACTCGCGGACCTCTCCCGGCAGCACAGTGATCGTGTCGTCTGCCGCGACGAGCGCCGGACTCAACGCGCCGGTGGCGAGGGTCAGGATCTCGTTCCCGGTGTTGGTGACCCCGTTGTTGTTGCTGCCGTCGGAGAAAAGCCCGCTGGGATCGATCGTCCAGCCGTTCCATCCTCCGAGGTTTTCGCTTTCGACCCGGTATTTGTATTTCTCGCCGTCGATCGAAGTGAAGTTCGCATCGACATGGCTGGTCTGTCCGACCGGGACATAGGCGATTTCACGATACGAATCGCTGCCACCATTGAGTGCCCGTTCGTCGGGGCCGGATCGATAGATTACCGAGTGGGTCGCATTGGTTGCGTTGACGGTCCAGGACAACTCGATCGCATGATCGGAAAGCTGGTTGAGCGAGAGGCCCGAAGGTGCGGCGTCGGGTGGCGTCGGCAGAGCGCCGATCACCGCGTTGTCGACCAGCACCTCCTGCTCGCTGCGCCACGAGTTGCTGCCCGGTTTCGGCATCTTCGTGCCGGCGTCGAGGACCTTGGCATACAATGTGTCGAGCATCTCGGCCGCGAGGTCGGGCCGGGATCCGGAGAGGTCGTTGCGTTCGTAGACGTCGGCCGCGAGATGGTAGAGTTCCACCCGGCGCTGGTTCATGAAGTAGAGCAGCTTGTAGTCGCCCTTGCGGTAGGCCCCGAGGGCCGGATTGGCGGTTCCGGTGGAGGCGTTGGTGAAGAAGTGGTGGATGTCGGGACGTGCCGAGCGCCCGGATTGTCCGGCGGCGAGCATGAAGCTTTCCGAGTCCCGTGCTTCGGCCGGTTGCTGGCCCGCACCGGTGATGTCCGCGAAGGTCGCCCAGAAGTCAGCGCCGTGCACGAATGCCTTCGAGACTCCGGGAGAGGTCACGCCAGGATAGTGGACGATCAAAGGGATCTTGAGGCCGCCTTCATAGACCCATGTCTTGCCCTGACGGAGCGGGTAGTTCGATGTCGGATAGTTGGAGTAGCTGTTCGAGAAGTCACCGGTGTTGACGGCGTCCGTCGCGTCGTTTTCGAGCTCCTTCGAAGGATTGGCTCCAGTCCCGAAGCCGTGGGTCGATTTGCCGCCGTGGTCGGAGGAAACGACCAGCACCGTGGTGTCGGACAGCATCAGTCCCGGGTTCCGGGGGTCGGGAGTCGCGGCGAGATGGGCACGAAGCGCTGCGAGGCTGTCGTCGTAGCTCTTCATCATCGCGGCATAGACGCGGTTGTCCTGCACGATGCGGGTGGCCGATGAGTAGTCGCGGATCAAACCGGTGCCGCCCGGGTGGCTCGCGAGTTCAGCAGCCATGGACGCTTTTTTGGTGGTGAAATGGTCGATGTCGCTTTGCTTCGCCTCCGCAGGCGTGTGCACCGCGTAGTGGGCGAGGGTGACGAAGAACGGTTCGGTCGGGTGACTGGTGACGCTGTCATCGATGAAGTCGATCGCCTCGCCGGTCAGTCGGTCGGTCAGGTATTCGTCGGCGCTGGCAGCCGGAATGTTCAGACCCTTGCCGGAGCCCTGGTTATAGACCGGATCCGAAAGCGTCTCGTAGAGCAGGGTGCCGGGGTCGGGGAAGTAGGAGAGGCCGTTGGTCGGATTGGAGGATGGGGCGCCGGCATGGCCGGCGGCGATCGCCACATCGAAGCCTTGCTCCGCCGGGCCGCGGGCCGGGCTGTCGTCGCTCTGGCCGAGGTGATACTTGCCGATGTAGCAGGTCCGGTAGCCCGCTCCCTGCGCGGCTTCTCCGTACGTCACGGATGTCTCGGGAATGCCGCCACCTGTTTCGAGCACATCGGGATTCCAATCGTAGGTGCCGGTGAGCAATGACCTGCGCGCGACGACGCAGCGGGGCCCGGAGCAGTAGGCGTTGTCGATGACCAGCGACTGAGCGATCAGCGAGTCGAGGGCCGGGGTTTCGTGGATCGTAGGTCCATCGATGGCCGGGTTGCGGAGCCCGACAATGTCCTTCGCGCCCATGTCGTCCGCGAAGAAGAACAGGATGTTCATCCGGATGGTGGTGGTCGCGCTTCCGAGATTCAGCGGGGTCGATTCTGCTCCGCCGTCCAACGTGGTGACCTCGTAAGAGTAGGAGGTCTCGCTGGTAAGACCACGGTCGTAGTAGTGCGTGGTGTCGGCGGGCAGATCGGCAACCGGGGAGCCGTTCCGGTAGACGCGGAATCCGGTTTCAGCTGTGGTTGTGTCCGTCCAGGCAAGGGCGATGGTCGAGGGACCTGCGGGAGTGGCGGCGCCATCGATCGGTGGGTCGATCGCCAGCAGGCTGGGGACCAGACACGGCAGCAGGAGGGTTTTTGGGAAGCGGAGCGTCAT is part of the Haloferula helveola genome and encodes:
- a CDS encoding sulfatase, with protein sequence MKVILSLLLLAAPLLARPNVVLLLIDDLGRQDIGVHGSTFHDTPNIDRLGKEGLVFENAYCAHPRCVPSRYGIFSGRLPARDGVPGFEGRKHTLAPERVTFAEVMRDAGYVTGYIGKWHLGKEGGGPDTQGFSDSRIAGAAGGPNSYFYPFHLTPDGKHKENEVFPVVDGKEGEYLNDRLTDEAVDFLKENRERPFLLVLAHYAVHTPFQAPEGMVDQARKRLNGDPEGGKWKDPDFKDSDGATDKTVQNNPVYAAMVKSMDDSVGRVLDTLEELELSGNTLVLMTSDHGGLSTRGGSSGRPLATTNLPYRHGKGWLYDGGLRVPMIVKWPGVVKPGTTKAATLGTDHYATVLEAVGLKADPGEAVDSVSYLPLLKGESMERGPMFFHSPRGRPQSTGDRNASAVIDGRWKLFQNHGSGQLELYDLAADPGEAKDLSETYPERAAEMRKLLNDLKQQTGAKEGGRNPFDSDSKSK
- a CDS encoding sulfatase; the encoded protein is MMKSSLFALLLAATVSAAEKPNVLFIAVDDLKPMLGCYGDTVIKTPNIDRLAGQGTTFLNAHCQQAVCGPSRASLLTGLRPDTTQVWDLKTRLRDNLPDVVTLPQHFKANGYESVGLGKIFDPRSVDGQIKDDPASWSRPYIKTADNPDSQMGFLGSEFVERAKVAKRENRGNWNKMKEALGGTPAVEIDQDVPDDAYDDGIFADKAVELIGELSKSDKPFFLAVGFKKPHLPFVAPKKYADLYSGDDIRLAEFQKMPEGAPEVHFQDSWELKNGSYAGYEGLKGKVVPDKKQRELIHGYMACVSYIDAQVGKLLDALDKQGVAENTIVVFWGDHGWHLGDHGMWCKHTNYEQATRVPMIISKRAKGGVAAKSSSPVEFIDIFPTLCDIAGLERPDALEGESLVPVIEDPEATVKDYAISQYPRGGGARELMGYALRDGRYRYVRWVEKGDPSKLKFEEFYDYESDPLEKKSLIDEPGLADVVKRFRAATDKFLSL
- a CDS encoding sulfatase family protein, producing MRLIHPLLIPLLAALFVSACGKPKDGTETVKAGSDSGPEAVAGSKRPNILFLITDDQFKQHMNWMPEGRQANGKFRNFTPNTDRLADHATVFDRQYVTSPVCTPSRFAVLTGMYPSRSMAGVFLDRQRELGGQTSVEWNTFITEGMPTLPKLLRDAGYRTGIVGKNHVVEVNGMDKPEWLAKADDPAMLKVLRENYDKQLDAIHEAGFEFGASLYYDNPDFIGVKALASHNLDWIAKGALDFLDEKDERPFFLYCAVTIPHGPGEPERSYKADPRITALGMLDEPLDVLPPRETLEPRLEEAGVPAKWGRPNLLWLDDMVGALVTKLEETGQLENTIIVYFNDHGQEAKGTIYEGGVHSEGFISHNGPFPVGKRTDALVSNLDFAPTLLELADVSPGDARFDGESIVPVLKGDKEQVHESLFFELGFVRGVIQGDWKYIALRYPEPVAGMSVEKRQQVLDRFNENQKRRGRPVYTENPRTPFSHVQAIPGGGDAEHMSIGKYPAFYDQDQLYNLAEDPKEQRNLAGDSRYAAKLDELKMALQAHLKEMPGPFGDLKPE
- a CDS encoding GH1 family beta-glucosidase: MRFPEGFTWGTATSAYQIEGGHDADGKGPSIWDAFCQVPGRVAEGDTGQLACDHYHRFREDVALMASLGLKAYRFSISWPRVMPTGRLEKGSIKREGIRFYSDLIDALLEHGIEPWVTLYHWDLPLALQTERDGWLNPEIADDFEAYARLCFEEFGDRVKHWITFNEPWVVTILGYGQGVFAPGRESNVEPYIAGHHILRSHAKAVQCYRSEFEHQGGKIGITNNCDWREPLTDRPEDHEAAERALLFYLGWFADPVFKTGDYPEVMRERVGDRLPEFTDEERRSLLGSSDFFGLNHYTTMFAAGASKDGAEQSVYGNGGISEDQEVDLSVDPEWELTEFKWAVVPWGCRKLLKWIADRYGSPAIYITENGCAMDDVVLPDGTVDDQDRLSFYRGYLEACHQAIGDGVDLRGYFAWSLMDNFEWASGYKFRFGLVHVDRQTLKRTPKSSALWYSDVVRANELQGEAPSRCLG
- a CDS encoding transposase; amino-acid sequence: MSTWPAIRFLHAGADIRHTLNRLPHWQQEGACYFLTFRLADSLPSTLLNQWRDERTRWMAFHPQPWDEKTELTYHRRFSTRIDHWLDAAHGECRLRHPEVSRMVAKALRHYDRGRYLLHSSVIMPNHVHLLVSLAPDRTLEHIVTSWKSFTAVQANRIQGRSGPFWQRDYFDRLIRHHRHFGNVVRYIRKNSVSDSRSHLYEAEWVKEGLPPGARSPKAP
- a CDS encoding sulfatase-like hydrolase/transferase, with translation MTLRFPKTLLLPCLVPSLLAIDPPIDGAATPAGPSTIALAWTDTTTAETGFRVYRNGSPVADLPADTTHYYDRGLTSETSYSYEVTTLDGGAESTPLNLGSATTTIRMNILFFFADDMGAKDIVGLRNPAIDGPTIHETPALDSLIAQSLVIDNAYCSGPRCVVARRSLLTGTYDWNPDVLETGGGIPETSVTYGEAAQGAGYRTCYIGKYHLGQSDDSPARGPAEQGFDVAIAAGHAGAPSSNPTNGLSYFPDPGTLLYETLSDPVYNQGSGKGLNIPAASADEYLTDRLTGEAIDFIDDSVTSHPTEPFFVTLAHYAVHTPAEAKQSDIDHFTTKKASMAAELASHPGGTGLIRDYSSATRIVQDNRVYAAMMKSYDDSLAALRAHLAATPDPRNPGLMLSDTTVLVVSSDHGGKSTHGFGTGANPSKELENDATDAVNTGDFSNSYSNYPTSNYPLRQGKTWVYEGGLKIPLIVHYPGVTSPGVSKAFVHGADFWATFADITGAGQQPAEARDSESFMLAAGQSGRSARPDIHHFFTNASTGTANPALGAYRKGDYKLLYFMNQRRVELYHLAADVYERNDLSGSRPDLAAEMLDTLYAKVLDAGTKMPKPGSNSWRSEQEVLVDNAVIGALPTPPDAAPSGLSLNQLSDHAIELSWTVNATNATHSVIYRSGPDERALNGGSDSYREIAYVPVGQTSHVDANFTSIDGEKYKYRVESENLGGWNGWTIDPSGLFSDGSNNNGVTNTGNEILTLATGALSPALVAADDTITVLPGEVREFTPLRNDFGDGSLEITSITPPASGTVTTNGSTITFEAPGDFIGGLTMSYTVTDGASQSDTATVTFILPIAPADEVVEEWNFDDVAGTQLESCVSTNGTAFTGTTSDKVATNGSGQLLLQQDSTNHFRTSTPFPGSPFTTGSFALEIQVDSIDFTNSNNGTVVGFSLRDDLGTDFGNIRLRKAGGTLVLENRIGSSNERLYDFDQGGGAVNQVNDLLIEAVLNLDTRKWSGSLTIGGGSTITLPLLDADPAATGGLSLTRFQGQQDAANWGAGDTMLIDRVTVRRLTGDLSLYEQWSTGQPWNGSLLTAPDDDADRDGLTNFLEFALGCPPTCAAHPSPVTAGDSGSGPVVRFTPVRDTAAIRYFVERTLDLSDWSSLAPVEILTPAGVLVEVPLPAGGVGFGRVGAE